ATTGTGATCGTCGGCCTCATTCAAGCACTCGCACTCCTGCTTCGATATGAATGTATTCAGCTCCATCTGTGCATTGCAATTccattattatttgtttactTTGCTGGCCGTATTGAGATGATCTTACCAGGCCCTGGCCGTAATCTTCTCCGGCCTCTTCGCCGCCGCTGGAGCCAATATGTTCCTGAATCTTGGCCTCCAGTCCGTTGACGTCAGCGCCTTGAATTCGATCgatttttgttctgtttctgtagAATATGAACGTGGGCATGGCCGACACACCCTGGCCGGCGGCCGTGTCCTGGCACTTGTCCACATCCACCTTCAGGAAAATGGCATTTGGGTACTTATTAGGAAACAGCTCGAAAATCGGTGCAATTCTTTGGCAAGGGCCGCACCAAGTGGCTGTAAagtccaccaccaccagccgGACACCAGCCTGGGCTAATTCCGCTTGGAAGTGTGATTCGTCGTTAATAACGCGAACAGCCATCGTAAATTTGCTTAATTGGGAAAATCGGCACCGACAGAAGATGACTGGGCATCTGCGTGACCGCGAATTTATGGATACGAtgtacggtctgaccctcagaaatatactgtactatattcaaaatataccgtaaatatatcgatgaaaaacatttacttttatttatcCAAAAAAGACAGTTTTTTCCTTTATGTGAGATAATCCTACTTAGTTGTGATTTTGTTATTTTCCATGGCATTTCGTGCGCCATATTTCTTTTTCCGGTTCAACATTTTCGCAACTGTTTCTGGCTCTTAGACTTTGGCTTAGTTAGAATagatttgaaatatttgtattctTAAATCTATTTTTTATTCTGGCTCTGAATAAATTTTCCTCCGGAAAATTCGCTTATATGATATCTATGAATATTGGCTTGGTTCACGATCGGCAATCATATTCCTCGGCTTTGATATTTTCTAAACAATTTTTCATGTTTTACCACTAAAAACTgatatttttcttaaaaaaagttggcagcactggcagtggtgtgaATGCATTGACAGTAGTATTTTTTGGAGACAGACATTCGGTCACACCACACGTGGTCTCATTCGCATTTTCATTTAAGTCGCCATTTTTAAATTACTGTAAATTGACTTCACTATGGCAGACGCAGAAAAAGAGCCCGAAAAGACTATTGCCGAGGATTTGGTCGTTACCAAGTACAAATTGGCCGGCGAAATTGTAAACAGTAAGTGAAGACTTTCAATTGCATAGTGAAAGTGACTTGACGCTACGTGGCGCTTACACAATGCTCCCCAATGTccgctttcgctttcgcttggctgtggctgtagagCTGCCACGCACATGCATATCGCTGGCGCAACGTTGATAAATTCGACTATTTCTGGACATTTTCCGTTGTTTAATTTTAGAAACACTCAAGGCGGTGATCGGACTCTGTGTGGCTGATGCCTCCGTAAGAGAAATTTGCACCCAGGGGGACAATCTGCTGACTGAAGAAACCGGCAAAGTAAGTTATCAATGGAATTCTCTATTGCCCAATTGCTTTTTGTCCAATGATTAAAAACTACACGCTTGAGGACATCCAATGCGAGTCGTGTGCTGTGTGGGGCTGGCGGCCGCGTGGTCGCCAGGCGCACGTTGAGGGATATGTCCCCCACGTGTCACGGGCATTCTCTCGCCATTGGTCCCAAAGATTCGCAGATTATGAGATCTGAGGACACATTGGCCAATGCAAGAGTTTTGCGATATCAATGTACAGTATTAATAAGGACAGCTTTCCTTTAGgtatacaaaaaggaaaaggaccTGAAGAAAGGCATCGCATTCCCAACATGCCTGTCCGTCAACAATTGTGTCTGCCATTTCTCGCCAGCAAAGAACGACACCGACTACACGTTAAAGGCCGGCGATGTCGTtaaaatgtatgtacaagATTTTGGCAATTCCCCTGCGCTTAACTTATCCAGGATCTTATTTCTTTGAAAAGTGACTTGGGCGCCCACATTGATGGTTTCATCGCCGTGGCCGCTCACACAATTTCGGTTGGTGCCAGCGCAGATCAGAAGATCAGCGGACGCCCAGCTGATGTCATCCTGGCCGCCTACTGGTCCGTTCAGGCCGCATTGCGGTTGCTAAAATCCGGCGCCAATGTAAGTATTCCTATTCCAGCCCTAAAATTCAATGTTCCGTCTGCAGGCAAAGCTAAATGGCTGTTGCTTTACCATTTTGCACAGTACACCCAAACTCCTGCAGATATCAATTGTCAATTTCGTGAACTGGACAAGTTTATTTGCTAGAAATGTTCGGTCTTTAAAGTTGTCTACATCTAAAAAATCATCTAAATTTGTAGTACATAAAGCGGatttaataattgttattatttgcTTGCAGAACTATGCCATCACCGATGCCGTGCAACAAATCAGCGAATCGTACAAGTGCAAGCCGATTGAGGGCATGCTTAGCCACGAGCTGAAGCAGTTCAAAATCGATGGCGAGAAGACAATCATACAGAATCCGAGCGAGGCTCAGCGCAAGGAGCACGAAAAGTGCACCTTCGACACGTACGAAGTGTATGCCATCGATGTGATTGTGAGCAGCGGCGAGGGCGTGGTTAGTAATCCTCCTTAGCCGTAGCTATACCAACTCTTTGTTCGATGATTAAAAACAATGCGCTTGAGGCTGG
The sequence above is a segment of the Drosophila pseudoobscura strain MV-25-SWS-2005 chromosome X, UCI_Dpse_MV25, whole genome shotgun sequence genome. Coding sequences within it:
- the Txl gene encoding thioredoxin-like protein 1 gives rise to the protein MAVRVINDESHFQAELAQAGVRLVVVDFTATWCGPCQRIAPIFELFPNKYPNAIFLKVDVDKCQDTAAGQGVSAMPTFIFYRNRTKIDRIQGADVNGLEAKIQEHIGSSGGEEAGEDYGQGLMELNTFISKQECECLNEADDHNLKHALASAGGYLQSDCDEQLILSITFNQAVKIHSLKFKAPSQLGPKDVKLFINQPRTIDFDMAESMSSVQDLTLAEKELENGAPVNLRYVKFQNVQNIQIFVKNNQSGGDVTQIDYIGFIGSPIMTTKMNDFKRVAGKKGESH
- the LOC4813221 gene encoding proliferation-associated protein 2G4, giving the protein MADAEKEPEKTIAEDLVVTKYKLAGEIVNKTLKAVIGLCVADASVREICTQGDNLLTEETGKVYKKEKDLKKGIAFPTCLSVNNCVCHFSPAKNDTDYTLKAGDVVKIDLGAHIDGFIAVAAHTISVGASADQKISGRPADVILAAYWSVQAALRLLKSGANNYAITDAVQQISESYKCKPIEGMLSHELKQFKIDGEKTIIQNPSEAQRKEHEKCTFDTYEVYAIDVIVSSGEGVGREKDTKVSIYKKSEENYMLKLKASRALLAEVKTKYGNMPFNIRSFEEETKARMGVVECVSHKMIEPFQVLYEKPTEIVAQFKHTILLMPNGVNLVTGIPFNVDSFASEYSIAQEELKTLVAQPLGPVKGKGKGKKASAAATKVDSAPAPVEAKA